TTCAATTCTAAATTGGTATATATTATAAATATGTGTCTATCAATTTTTAAAACATAATAAGTTTACGGTATATTTTTTCATTGAATAGATTGTTTTAAACTTTCACATGTATTTGTATCTTCTTCTATATATATATTTTCGGATTATTATTTCATTATTAAAATCGTAACTATGTATATAAAGATTAGTAAAATATTGTTTTATTGTCATATTCAAAGATATTGTAACATTTCACAAATTTAGAAAGTTTTTAAAAAATTAAATTTTTCGCTTCATAGATTTATATTATCGAGTAAATAATTAAATATTTATTTTTTGTTTAATTTTTAAAATACACTATATAGTTTAAAATTTATTTTCATTGGTTTAAGGTAGTAAAGATTAATCATTTTTAGATAATATGATTTTTTTTTATTTTAAAAAAAAAATCTTTATAATTTTAAAAGTTAACATCGACAAATATTTAAATATTTAAAATATGGAGGTATAGTATTTGTTTTCATTTATTTTTATTTAAATATTTTATTTTCAATTCTAAATTGGTATATATTATAATATATGTGTGTATCAATTTTTAAAACATAATAAGTTTACGGTATATCTTTTTCATTGAATAGATTGTTTTAAACTTTCACATGTATTTGTATCTTATTCTATATATATATTTTTGGATTATTATTTCATTGTTAAAATCGTAGCTATGTACATAAATATTAGTAAAATATTGTTTTATTGTCATATTCAAAGATATTGAAACATTTCACAAATTTAGAAAGTTTTTAGAAAATTAAACTTTTCGCTTCATAGATTTATATTATCGAGTAAATAATTAAACATTTAGTTTTTGTTTAATTTTTAAAACGAACTATGTAGCTTTGTTTTCACTAGTTTAAGGTAGTAAAGATTAATCATTGTTAGATAATATGATTTTTGTTATTTAAAAAAAATATTTATAATTTTAAAAGTTAACATCGACAAATAGGAGGTATAGTATTACAACATTAAATTATATCTATTTAATTTATACTATCTATAAATCCAATAGATCATCTATTATTTAAATCCAATTACTGATAGCCCAATAAAAGTTTCTGGTATGCCCAAAATTTAAATGATAAGATTAGAGATTAAATGTAACATTACTTTCTAGGAATATGTCAATTTTTTAAAAAATCACACATAAATAAAAATTGTGACTTCTGTTTTAAGATATAAGACTAGTCTTCTCTTTAAGATATAAGACTAGTCTTCTCTGGATGTCTTATAATGTGATCGGCTATATATAGCTCAATAACAATCATTTTTAAAAAATTTAAAATCAAAATAATAGTAAGAATGTGGTCAGTTCAATATGTAATAAGAGAAAATAAAAATGCTCATCGAGTTTTGAATTCAAATATGATATTACGTATAGGGAACATATGGTTACTCCTTTAACAAAAAAAAGAACATATGGTTACTCAAAGCTAATTGTCCTTTCTTATTAATGAGAGGGAGACATAACAGCAATTCAAAAAAGTTTTTTTTTGGTATATAAAAGAAATTAATTACTGTACATATGATTTTCTATACTCAAAGGATATGAGTTTGAAATGGAATCTCATTCCAGGTGATGTATACTGGAATAGTTAATACTGACTTTGCTATGTTTATTTACCTAATTAAATTGGAAAAACAGCCAAACCCAAGAATAAACTAAAGGGGTGTTATTACCCATTTTTGACCTACATTTCTTCATTTATTTCCACTTTATTAATAATGTTGTAAACAAGTACAGATAGATTAGGTTATAATGTCTAATTCATGAGCTTGTGTCCGCTTATTGCTCGCTTTAAAAGATATAACAATGAAATCAATTATTGATACCATCCCTCTTCTTAAATATTATATACATAAATCTTATTTATAGTATGAATTTGATATTCAAAATTAATAATTAACATGGTCATAATGTATGCGAAGTATATTGATTAAACTTTGACACATGTAATAAGTGCAAGATAAATATTAGAATTTTAAATGATTTAAATGCAATATAGATATAATATAATTTATATGACACATGGTCATAATTACTTTATAATAATTTCTTATTTTATATGATTATATGTTATAAATTTTTATGTAAAAATATTTTTTCAGTTTTAAAGTTTACAAATCTAATTTTTCATAATATTTATTTATGAGTTATTTATATATAAGTTTAAATATAATATTTTAATGTTCTGTTATATTCCTTTATCCTAGAGGAATTTCTTATAAAAACTTTGGGTGGGTAATCTAATTCAACTTCAGTTCTTTAATTAATTATATACATGTTTAATTTATGATTTGTAAAACATGTTTTTTTATAAATCAATATAAACTTTAATCTATAATACGAATAGGAAATTATAACTGTATAATTTTTTTAATTTTGTATTTTAAATATTATAATACAGGAATTAAGCATGTCTTAATCTAATCCACTAAGAAGAAGAAGAAGAAAGTGTTGCTACTTACACTAGTTCCAACTCATCCTCATGCTTAGGCATGTGCGTTAGGGTTTACGTTGGGCATTTCGGATTTTAGGATTTATCAATCTATATTTCATTCTAATATTTTAAAAATACGAATCGAATTCGATTCTAATTTGTAATACATTTAAAAACTAATAAAATAAGTATACATCATTTGGATTCAGGTTTGGTTTGGATAATATTTTTTTTAAAACACAAGAAAAAATAGTTAAATTAAATAAAAAATAATCCAACACACATCAGATTGATAAAATAACAACAAAGTGTAAATCAAGTGTAAAAACAAATATAGTTCGTAAACAATAGGCATAACCTTATAGATTGAATAGACTTATTATCTTAAAGAGTAATTTATGAAGTACTTATTTGTTTAATTTATAGTACTTATTTTTACATAACATATCAAAATAAATATTAAATTGATCATTTAAATTACTTATTATATTTTAAATATTTGTATTGACTATTAATATCAGATTTTCTAGGTTATTCATTTTGGTTCGGTTAATAATATTTCAGATTCAGATATATTTTGTATTATCGTAAAAGATTTGTTCGGGTATTTTGCATTTTGAATTGGAATCGGACCAGGTATGTGGATTTCAGATTCTGGGTTTTATGGCCAGCCTTACTCATGCTCATGCATACAGTAATATATGTGTGTATTTCCATATAACTCTAATTTAAAATAACATAACTCCAAAACTGTTTTCTGATTTTCTAAGGATTTTACCGTATACCTGTTCAATAATTCCGTTTATTTTATTTTACTACGGTTATATTTGACAATATTACGTATATAACTTAATATTTGATTATTTGTCATCAGGGTCATGTTTGACAATATTAAGATATATTTTGGTTGTTGGTCGTTTGAGTATTGAGATGGGTTAAACCAACTTAACAAAAAAAAAAATTACATGACGCAACGCAAAATGTATATTTACTTATACATCTATAGCTACTTTTAGGATTCATTAATCAAAATAGTAAAATAAAAGATGACAAATAGATAGAGACCACCTGATGTAAGAAAAAAAAAACATATTAATGGGATTTGTAAAGGATAGAGATGAGATGTCAAGGCTACAATAATGGAGCAATACTTTTCTCCACTTGGCTAACATCATATCTAACTCGAAAACCTAACTTTTCGCAAATAAAAATTAAAGTTTTAAAACTCCATATCAGTAACGAAAGGAAAATTCTTATTTTATACTGAAATACTTAATGTGTAACCCAACAATAGTGCTGTACTGTAAAGCTATGTAACGGAAAAATATTAACCATTATTTAATGAATGCATAATGAATTTGTAAGATGAGTCCAATAATGACAGACACATATTTGTTGTTAAAAAAGATGACAGAAACATATTTCAAAAAAAATTACATAACAAAATAGGAGAAAAAGACTAATTATAGCCAAAGTTAGAAAAATTCTTATAGTATAGTAATATTTATAATAATGTACTAAAAACCTTAATAAAGAAGGGTTAAGATTTGACCATATCAAAAGTTCAAAAAAAAAAAAGATTTGACCAAAAAAGAAGAGTGAGAATCTTGTAATAATTGTTTGATAATATTGTTTTGAATATAGTTGAAAATATCGAAAAAAAGAAGAAAATTAGATTTTTCTCATAGTTGAATAATATAAATACATTATTATTTTGAATATAGTTGAAAATAGAAGGAAAGGAGAAGGAGGTTTTGTTGGTCGACTTTGCTAAGATAAAGAGAGAGAGACTGACTCTTTTCTCCTTCCCCAGCCTTCTCTGCAAGAAACTTCTTCACCTTCTCTCTCTAAAACCCATTTTCATTCTCTCTAGGAAAAAAAGAGTTCCAAGCTTTACTCGAAAAAAGACCATCTTTTTTGCTTTCCTGCGATCAAGTTTCTCACGAAAATGGCAATCGAAGATCAAGAGAAGACAATCCGAGAAATCAAGCCTAAAAACAGAAGAATCATGGTATTTCAAACCTACCACTTATCTAGAATGCTCTGTTTTTCGTATAAAGTGCTCTGTTTTTTCATCTAAGTGCTCTGTATTTCAAACAATACCCTTTAACTAGAATGCTCTGTTTTTCTTTCTTTCATCTAAGTGCTCTGTTTCGTGTACCTAACAAAGGGATTTGATATTTATCTTCAAGAATCAGAACAATGCTCTTTTGAAAGAGTTTTTCATCTTCGTCTACAGGTTTTATTCCCTTAGTAATTTTACTTTATGTCACCATTTGGTACAATATGCTTTCCATTATATACCAATTTTATACTTTTTAACCCTCCAAAATCCAGTAAAATAGTGAGCAGAACATTTATGGGTTCTTAACACGATTCCTTTACAGATAACTTTTTAAAAGCTGAAATATAAACAAGAGAATCAAGTTTCAAAAACTTGTCCCACGAGAAGAAGTTTTATGAAGTTTAATGGTGGCTTAAGAGATATGTTTAAATGGTCTCTTGAGGTATAATCAAATCATATACCAAATGGTTATGTTCTGAAACTGATCATCAAAACTCTGTATTGGTATTTGTTGTAGGGAGCTGGTGGACCAGAGGAGGAAGATAACAGATGGCCTCCATGGCTGAAACCTCTGCTTAAAGAGCAATTCTTTGTTCACTGCAAGTTTCATGTAGACTCTCACAAGAGTGAATGCAACATGTATTGCTTAGACTGCACCAACGGTCCGCTCTGCTCTCTCTGTCTTTCCCATCACAAGGATCATCGTACCATTCAGGTACGTTCTGGCAATAGTTCTTGTATTCTTGTGTTGAGTTTTTGAATTTTCTTGAATGGTTTTGGCAGATAAGGAGATCTTCTTATCATGATGTTATAAGGGTGAATGAGATACAAAAGTATCTCGACATATCAGGTATCCAAACTTATGTGATCAATAGTGCTAAAGTGGTTTTTCTGAACGAGAGGCCTCAGCCTAGGCCAGGGAAAGGCGTAACCACTGCCTGCAAAGTTTGCTATCGTAGTCTCGTTGATGATAGCTTCCGCTTCTGTTCTCTTGGCTGCAAGGTACATTTGTTCAACTTTACATTTTCTGTTTGAGTCAAAAGAAAGAATCTTTGGTATTGGGTCTACACTTGTTCTCCCTCTTTACACGTTTCAATAACAACATTTGTATGAGTAACATCCTCACATTTTAAGGGCTTCGTACAGTTTCACCTAACATTTCCTTTTATTTTTTAGTATATTCAATTATATTTTAGCCGCCCAAGAAAAAGATGAAAACGTTTTGAAATGGGTCAATCTTATAACGGTTCTCTGATAAACTTTATTTTTCTATGTTTCTTGGGAATGAAATAAAGATTGCTGGATCATCTAGAGGCTTTGAAAAGGGAAGGAGGAACCTTGCGATGGAATCAGAGGATTCAGGTGGCGGCATTGGGATTGGGAGGAACATATCAAATCTCCAGAGTTTCAGACCATCAACACCTCCACTTACTACATCTACTAGTTGCAGAATCGCCAAGAGAAGAAAGGGAATCCCTCACCGATCTCCGATGGGATAAAAACTGATTAAAAAGAAGCAAAAGAGTTAAAGCTAATACCGAAGCTTTGGCCATTTGCTAGTTTCTTGATCTATAAGATTACACACACAAAGGTATAGCTAATACAGAAGCTTGGTCTCTTGTCTTTTTCATATAATGAAACAAGTGGTCTTTTGCTTGTGTTAGCAAAAAGAAAAGGCCTTTAGTTGGGGTTTGTCGTACTAATGGAAAATCTGTGAATATGTAATGTGCTTTGTATATTTATATGGATGTGATGCAAAAAGTGTAGAAATGGCAATATAGAGATTTTAAGGGGGGTGAAAATGGGAATAAACAAAGTTAAACTTGATTTTCATTTTATGTATACATGGATGGATCTGGAATAACAAATAAATAATAAGATTCCATCCTGCATTTTATTCGTCCATTTCTATAGTGTGAAATTTTTCAATAAGGGATTGTTTTATTTTATCCATATAAAAGATGTACATAAATTTTCCCTGGTAAAAATATAAAACCATGATATTAAACAAATTACAAGAATCATTTGATTTTTAAATGCATAATAATATTTGGATGGGAAGATCATTTTTCGAAACGATTCATTGCAAGAGTTTGGACTTCCAAAGTTAGATTTTCGGCTCAAACAGATTATACCGTATGGGTCCTCATTTAAATCATGGAGCCACTTTCTTTTGTGTGCGACTTTAAATAATTGGTAAACTTAAATGGTTTTATATTCTAATTGGGCATTGGAAAGCAATTGGGTAAAGGAATTCTCATGAGGCATTGGAAAGCAATTGGTGGGGAAGGTGTAATTTGCTTTCTCTTTTAACTTTTTCGAGAAGGAGCCATTTGGAAATTGGAGTAAGCCTGAGAGACCAAGGACAATAATATTATACTCCTCTGTTTCAATATATAAATTGTTTGGAGGTTCTTTTTGTTTCACAATATAAAACTGTTTTCGAAGTCTAATAGAAAAAGTGAAGTGATTAGTTCATTTAATTAATGAAAATTTGAAATATAATTGGTCAATGATCCTTCTTTTTAAAAAAATTAAATACTAAAAACGAAAGAATATTTATGTATCTTAATATTTGTTAGTTTAGTCAAAACACCTTATAATGTGAAACCAGAGATGTATTTTTCCTCATATAGTAGTAAATAGTTTTGCAATTTTGTTTTCTTTCTTCTCGAAAGCTCATGATTTATCAATTAATACCATTATAACGAGAGAATCTATAATTGGGAGGAACACAAAGGGAGAGAACCCAGCTAAAACTCACTTTAAAAAATGGAAAATGTAACATGAAAAGGTTAGATACTCTTTCTTTGTAGTTCGCACTATGAAAACCAAAGCATCTGAAATAATAAATTTTGGTTATTTTTTTTTAATAAATGTAGTTAAATGAACTTAATGGTATGTGATGATGGCGAGACTATTATTTTAGAAAAAAATTATGAGATGAAATAAATATATGGATAACATATATAAAGACAGTGAAAACATCTAGGCTAAAAATATAATCTATCCTTAGGAAAACGAACCGGATGATGAATGTATCCATTATATATGTAATTTTGTATAAATTTTCGAAGTGTAAGTACAATAATATATATTTCAGAAACTAATTTGGTTTAAAGGAAGTAGGTTTAGGATCTCCTAGTCGGTCCTTGAGCCCCAAGAACCAATCCACCACTTGAGAATGATCTTTTTAAGTAGTCTACAAGCTTCACTCTGTTTCCATTTTCAAGATCATAATTTCTCTCTTCCTCTTCTCCGTCTCTGCTCATCCACATAACAATATCAGCGGCCGAGAATCGTCGTGGATGATGAGAACTAATCGAAACACTAAGCTCTTCACGAGGATCAAGAACCATTACATTTCCCACTGCTGGTCCAGCATTGCTAGTAAACCGATCAAGATTCATCACCATAAAGACATGATCGGTTTCTTGAGTGGTAGGAACAATGATCTTACCCCGACAAAGCGGACAGTTTGAGTGAGAGGTGAGCCACCGATCAATACAGACCACGTGGAAAATGTGGTTACAGTTAGGCAATAACCTTAAGCTCTCCTCTTCATTAAACTCTCCAAGACATATGGAACAATCAGTAACATTGATCTTGAGCCCGGTTTGATGCTTATTCAACTTGAAACACCCTATCTTCTTTATCACGGCATCGTCCAAACCGGCGTTTGAAGACTCATGAGCAAAAGGGTTGTCATGATCTTGACTTTCTGGCGAGTTAACATCTATAATAAGATCAGATCTTCCCGTGTCTGAGGCAGCTTCATCGTTTGTGTCGGTGGCGCAATGCTTTGAGACAAGAGTGTAGTAAGTTGCTAAGAGAAATGCACTTCCAAGGATTCCAATGAGGGCGATGAGAAGAGGGGAAACACTAGGGTTTGATGAAACACCGTCGTTTAGGAGTTGCTCATAGGAAAGTGGTGCTGGAGAGAACTTGATATAACTACACCATTGAGGACAAAACGTGGAACAAAAGCCTTGAGTGCAATCTCTTGGATTTAGGTATTGATTTAAAGCATTAGGGTTTGGATCGGACTCCATGAAAGAAGAAAACAAAACTTATATCATAATAACTATTATCTTTCTTATATGATAATCAAAATCATTGGACATATGAAGGATGTAAGAAATTGTATACACACATATATATGTGTGTGATAAAATGTGTTTTGTGTGTGACAAAAAAGTGTGATGAAATGTCGTTTCTTTTAATTTGTGGAGTGAACGAAGTTCGATATCTTATAATATAGAAGAGTGATTGATTCCTTTGGTATATGAGAAGCTTGCTTTGTTATCTTTACATGCTTTTTTCTTCTTTTAATATGGCTTTAACTTTGTTCTTTAGTTCTTTTTCTTTTCTTTTGATGAGATAAATGGCTTGTTGACTAAGATATATCAAGAATCTGGTACGTAATAAGGTAGCTATGATTTTATTGTCATATGATTCTATTTGAAAGATATATAATTAATAGTCATAAGTGCTTTTAAAATAACTAATTCAATTCAGTTTAATGAAAAATAAGTTTGAATAACTTATCCAATTTTCTTTTATGTTTGACTAGTTGAAATAGTGCCAATGTTTTAGATCAATTAAAATCCTATGAACGAAGTAACTCACTGTCTACCGTACTCACTGGAAGATTAGTCGGGTTGGTCCTGGACCTGGTTACACCTTGTTAAAAAAAGGAAGGAATTAGGTGTTGAAACTCTTGAAGTTGGTGTGTAAAATGACAAGAAAAGGTGCTCAAACTTATATCTCCAGATGCGAGGGATGAATGATTCGCAGAGTTCGTGAATGATGTTTAATTTATGTTTGTTTTTTCCTCAATTATCACAAGTTAAATAGTTCATTATATTTATAATCCTTTTTGTCCCGTACGAAAGAGAGATTTAAAATGTTAAAAGTTCTACATGAGTGTATGAATATTATTAGGTTGTGAGAATAAATCCTTTTTTTTTTTAACAAAAAGGAAAAAAATCCTTTTTAACAGTACCTGAGGTATTGGTTGAGAATTTTATGATAGGAGACTACTTGCCAAGGCTTGTATGAGTTAATCGAGCTTCGTGATTTACCTTTGATGGTGCAAAACAAAGGCTGCTTTCTCATACCCAGTTACCCTTTTGAGGGCATTCCAATGAAACATTGGGATGTGGTCTCTATTTTTGGGGACCCATAATTTTGAAAAATTTAAAATTTTAAAGTAATAAATAAATAATTTTAACATATTTAATTTATAAACAAAGTAATAAAACACACTAAACTAATAAAGTACAAAACACACTAAACTAATACATTTATACAAATAATTAATTATATTATTATAAAATATAAACATTTAAAAATTATGTTTAAATTTGTTATTTGTTTACATAATTGTTATCGTAAATAAATGTATCATAATTCTTTTATTTATTTTTGTGATTTAAAATAAATTTGTGTGTGAGATCTCGTAAATTTTAACATCGTCTATGCTGACATTGCGAGATCATGCAGTGGAACTGTTTGATTCGAGTTTGATTATAGGGAAATTGCACCTTATATTCAACAAAAACAACATAAATACGCTAACTAACTAAAACTTCCTTTTTTCTCCAATTTTCTCTTCTTATTTTTCTTTATCAAAATCTAATTTTCTATTTTTTTTGGGTTATTTGGCAAATAAGCTCTTTGATTATATACTTGCAACAATTTGGACCATCGTTGGAACTCCAAAACAATTGATTAGAACTATAATATCTATTTGCTTTTTAGAAACAAACTTCCCTTTTACGGTATGCTTTTCTTAAATCAAATATTGAAGAAAACCATGATATCAATTTGCTTTTTTCTATCAACTAGGATAAGACTTGCGCCTTGCGCATGGTGAGTTTATTTGTATATATTATCGATAGTTTCTTTTATATATTTGATCATTTTATTTATATATATAAAATATTTTTTGTTGTTATTATATAATTTCTTTCCGATGGATCGGATCAATTTTTATTAAAAATAATGGAACAAAACTATAATTAATACATCATGGGTTGATCGGATTGGACATTAAACAAA
This sequence is a window from Brassica oleracea var. oleracea cultivar TO1000 chromosome C1, BOL, whole genome shotgun sequence. Protein-coding genes within it:
- the LOC106341859 gene encoding uncharacterized protein LOC106341859 isoform X1 is translated as MAIEDQEKTIREIKPKNRRIMGAGGPEEEDNRWPPWLKPLLKEQFFVHCKFHVDSHKSECNMYCLDCTNGPLCSLCLSHHKDHRTIQIRRSSYHDVIRVNEIQKYLDISGIQTYVINSAKVVFLNERPQPRPGKGVTTACKVCYRSLVDDSFRFCSLGCKIAGSSRGFEKGRRNLAMESEDSGGGIGIGRNISNLQSFRPSTPPLTTSTSCRIAKRRKGIPHRSPMG
- the LOC106341859 gene encoding uncharacterized protein LOC106341859 isoform X2, with amino-acid sequence MKFNGGLRDMFKWSLEGAGGPEEEDNRWPPWLKPLLKEQFFVHCKFHVDSHKSECNMYCLDCTNGPLCSLCLSHHKDHRTIQIRRSSYHDVIRVNEIQKYLDISGIQTYVINSAKVVFLNERPQPRPGKGVTTACKVCYRSLVDDSFRFCSLGCKIAGSSRGFEKGRRNLAMESEDSGGGIGIGRNISNLQSFRPSTPPLTTSTSCRIAKRRKGIPHRSPMG
- the LOC106293378 gene encoding putative RING-H2 finger protein ATL53, with the translated sequence MESDPNPNALNQYLNPRDCTQGFCSTFCPQWCSYIKFSPAPLSYEQLLNDGVSSNPSVSPLLIALIGILGSAFLLATYYTLVSKHCATDTNDEAASDTGRSDLIIDVNSPESQDHDNPFAHESSNAGLDDAVIKKIGCFKLNKHQTGLKINVTDCSICLGEFNEEESLRLLPNCNHIFHVVCIDRWLTSHSNCPLCRGKIIVPTTQETDHVFMVMNLDRFTSNAGPAVGNVMVLDPREELSVSISSHHPRRFSAADIVMWMSRDGEEEERNYDLENGNRVKLVDYLKRSFSSGGLVLGAQGPTRRS